TGTTGAATtggttttcgttttctgtctgtcaACGTTTAGGGATTCCATCCCAGAAACCTGACTGCCTTTTGTGGGCTCACTCAGCGTAGTGAACTTCTGTCACTTTCGTCCAGCATGTGGCAAGTTGGCATCCTCAATAGCCTTCACTGAAATACACCGCATTCCGAAGGCATTCGACTTGAAGTGTCTGTGTATTCGTGCATAGCCGTCAAAAACGCCTGTATCGCACCAGAGGGATGCCTTCCAAAGTGAGGCTCAATGTttgtttttcgcttttttcatGTCGGTGTGCGtatcctttctctttcctcagtTCTTGCACAAGGCCCAGTTTTACCCTTTGTCACAGGGCCTAGGGAACCCTTTCCACATGACGCAGGACGTCTTCCTGAGGACGGTGGTCCCTCCTACATCGCTGCCTCGTACGCCAAGTTCATCGAAGCCAGTGGATCCAAAGTAAGTCATattccatatatatatatatatatatatatatgcattcaGTACATGCCTCTCTATATACGTgactacatatatatatatatatatatatacttacgTTTATGCTTtcgaatatatatatatatatataaatgatTATgaatatgcatatttatgcGTTTACATTAAAAGTACATATCTAAATCTATGCATGCAACCCTTGTTTGTATGTGAGACGCAGTTGGTTTTCGCAGGGAAAGCTCTGCGAGGAGTGTGTCGGAGGAGGGGATCTAAACTTGTGCGGTTTCGGATATATTCGTGCGTACACTTTTTTCAGTGTCCATATAGTTTTCAGCTTTTAGTGACGTCTCGTACACGAGATGTTCGtcacatatgcatgtatatgcgCGTTCAGACAGATGTGCATACAACCCCGTATATTGCTCGTGGTCCTCGAAGAGAGAATCCTGTGAGACCGACAGAAACCGGTACTCTGGGGGGAAAAATGACTGTGCGGAGACAGGATCACAGTTTGAAAAGTGTGTACGCGACGAGTGGCTTTCAAGAAACAGATGAAACGGCCGAGAACTTATTTCGTTTCTCACCATCTCCTTATTCGACCATAAGGGTTGTCAGGTCCCCATCTTGTTCGGAAATCGTGTGCTTTCATTTCTGTTTGTGTCCGGAGACTGCGTCGATTCGCTTTCCCCAGATTTACCTCCCAAGTGTCTCTTGATTTTCTCTCCAGGCTGTTCCTGTCCCCGCCTTTGCGTCGGAAGAAGAGTATCGAGAAGTCTTCGACTCTCTGGATGGCTTGATTTTGCccggaggagaagcggcaaTTGACAAAGCCAGTGCTGCATACTATCGAGCGACAAGACTTTTTCTTCAGTGGGCTAAAGAGGTGAGAACAAGCTGTATTTACGAACTGTTATTTTTCGTTCTGATCCGGCTGGGTAGTGACTAGATCGTGTTTCCTAATCCCAGTAGGTTCTGTGTCAGTGGCGAAAAGGTTCTGTGATGAACGTGGGAGGAGTCTCGCTGGACGACGGACTCTGCAAGAAGACGGAGGGGGGATGAGGGGTTATGGCTTACTCCTTGCACTAACGTGACGAAAGAGATATTGAACGTGGGTGACAGTAGAGTGTGAGAGAAGATGTGTTGTGAGTTCCGCTGAACGCAAATGTCTTAATTTAGTGATCTGGATTTTGCCGACACCTTCTCGGCTTTCATCTTGAAACAGAGAGCTCATGTCCATGGGAGGCGGACCTCTTTGGAGCACGTTACTTTTTCGAGTTCCTGGTGCCTCTCTTCATCATGTTCTCTCGTGGCTTCGTTTGCGTATTTCCATCCTTTGTGTGTTCCCTTTGCAGGCAAACGACGCAGGGCGTTACTTCCCTGTCTTCGGTATCTGCTTGGGGTTTGAGGCGATGATGATTTGGGGCAGTGAGGGTAGATTTGACTATTTTTCTGTGGATGACTACAGGAATCTAGATCGAGCGAGGCCACTGAAACTTCTGCCCGGCGCGCTTCAGTCTCGCCTGTTCGGTGGGCCCGGTTTTCCATCCGAAAAAGAAGCGCATCCTCCCGCGATGGCCTCCAAGTCGAAATactcgagaggagacaaagacaacTCCTCTCTGCAAGATGAAGGACCAGCTATTATTGTAGACAGAACACCGCGCTTGGATGCTGCAGCCTCGGAAGGAAAAATGGAGAGAGCCACCGGAAATACTCAGGCACCCACGCGCAGGTTGCTGTTTCtccagagaggcaggaacgAACGTGAGTTTCTAGGTGCCAGGCGAGGCACCTTTGAAGGGGGAAGGAATCTGAATTCCGTGTCGGGAGGAACCTTTCGGGTGAAGCTAGGAGGGAAGAGTTCGATaccctcttccttctcttctcgagagTCGGCGAAGGGTGCAGACACAACAGGAAAGGAGCCTACGCGACCGACTGTCGAAGGCCTACAACGTGGAGAGCGTCGGGAGGCGTTTGTGCAAAACCTGGTGGGACAGCAGGCGTGGGCGACGAGTCGTTCGGCTGGCAGattctctcccctcttcggGCAAGAAAGCGGTACGAGTGGTAATGTGGACTTCTCAACTCCAAGATCTGGAAATTCCATCATCCCGGTGTTGCCTCCAGACGCCGCCAAGTCGCCGAGAGAAATGTACAGCTCAGATGTTCCGCTGTCCGCCGGGGAACGAACTACACGGGATGGAATTGACGACGACGACACTCTGGAGGAAGTGACGAAACCCAAAAGTGTTGCAATGCTCTTGCAAAGCCAGCCTGCTTCCTATTTCCACCATCATCGCCGCATGACTCGGGTAGAGTTTGAAAGGGATCCCCATTTGTCCAGAACATTCCAGCTCGTTGCCACCGCCCTCGTCGGGGATGGAACGAACCGAGATGAGAGCGACGAGATCGTTGCAATTGTCGAGGCCAAAGAGTGAGCAACTGTTGTGTGTCCGGCAAACGTTGTTGTTGAACTGGAAGCGTGGAGTGTCAATCGGTCTCCAGAATTGTTCTTGAGATAACGGTTTGGCATTATGGGAGCTTCTTCCAGTTTGACTTGGCCACCGATCTGTGGCAGTTCCTTACTCGGTCGGCCGCATTCTGGGCAGCGAAAGCAGACAATACGCAGACATAGCAAGATAGAGGCGAGTGTTGGTTTCAGcaacgcgagaaagaaataGCTAAAAGTTGAAGACTGAAGAAATGTACTGGTTGTTTCACGGTGAAACATCTATTTTTGTCCCTGACCGTTTCCACTTTCCCCCTGGACTCTGTGGAGATGGGTGCAAAGACTTACAACAGTCAGGGAAAAGTTGAGCCCAGGCGAGTCTAGCGTTGTTCTGAGGAGGAAGGTGACCGACCCAAGGCAGCAGATTGAGATAGATTGCCTTTCGTTAGGGGGGCAGTCTTGGAGCGATGATACGTCTGAACGTTTTTTTCAATGAAGGCTCCCTGTTCCATAAAGGAGTACATAACATACTAGCAGTTCCGTCAATAAATACGAGGCCTTGATACAAGATATACCGTGGCATCTGCTGCCCCAGAACTTGTTAGTATATGCATggtgtatctatctatctatatatatatatatatataaaagcGGACGTTCGTGTGAGTTTTTTTCGTGCAGGTATCCGTTCTATGGCTTTCAGAGCCATCCGGAGAAGCCTCTCTTCGAGCACTGTCCGTTTGCCCAGGTTCCTCATGACATGGTCTCTCGTCTGACCTCACTCTACATCGCGGCGTTTCTGGGAAGCGAGGCGAATAAATCAAACCGTCCCGTTGAACGGTATGAAAAAGAATGGCGTCACTTGTTCGAACGATACCCGGTATACAGTACCTCGTCTCCAGACCGAGCCTACCTTTTCGAACAGGTGTACATTTTTCCTGGTACGCAGGCGGGACTTCGCGATTctgaggaaaaacaagaagatGAAATGGGTTCAGTCCGAATGGTGGCAACCATGTAGGAAGACAGTTTCTCATCGTTGCTGCGACCCTGACTGTTCGCAGAGACACCGTATACGGGGGGACGTGGAGCTGTTGTAAATGAAAATAGCTCGCTGTATTCATCAAAAGTAACTGAAGCACTGCGTGAAGAACTGCTTTCTGATTGCTGTTCGTCGGGATGGACACAAGGCAatttctttcttttgccGTCCAGGTTTTCCATGCATATGCCTTCCTAGTACGAGGCGAAAAAGTCTCAGTCGTGTGTGTAGCAGGTGTATTTTTTGTGGTCGCCGGATTCTATAATCCTGGCggtcgttttcttccgaaTATGCCCAGCGTTCTACTTTGTGACTGGgatgagaagagaagaccaACTCGATACATTCGCCTTCAGCTTACGGCGACGTACTTAATGCACATTTAGTAGGATGGCAGCCGCTGCTTCAATGCGTTATTGGGTCTTAACCTGTATGGCAGAGGGGCTTTATCAAAGAATCAGCTGCACGTTGGAGTTTGGTAGGTTTGCTCATGGTAGTCCTTTGGCGTAACCACGTTTTGTACGTCTACgcagccttctctctgtacaGCGTTTTTTCGTAGAGAGCACGGCGAGGTACCACGTGTATGTTGCAGCCACGAAAGGGACGGGTTTGAAAATTTTTTTGGTGGAGAAAAAGGGCAGAAACCACCACGAGGTTGTCAGCCGGCACCAGGAAGTAGCCTTCAGTTAGTCTGTCTAGCATGTGTGTCAAAGGTCCGACAGACGGTCGTATCAGCCGGCAAAAACATCTCTCAATCAAGGTATTTCAACAAATCAAAAGATGAAAATGTGAGCTTAAGTTCTCCGATTTTTGGTGAGGTATTCTGTGGCTTTGGAGTCGCTCTACGGGGCCGTTGCTGACTCAACAGGTGGTCAACGTTGCAACGCGCTGGTGAACACAGAGGCTTGCTTCGATTGTTGCCTCTACCGACAGATAAGATGGTGATACGAGAGACACGTTCCCGTCCGTCAGTAAGTTCCATTACCTGGTAACAAGTAAAGAGTGCCCCTTGAAGTGATTCAGGCATGAATCAC
This window of the Toxoplasma gondii ME49 chromosome VI, whole genome shotgun sequence genome carries:
- a CDS encoding gamma-glutamyl hydrolase (encoded by transcript TGME49_243350) codes for the protein MTAFSGFHLNPLNSRRWHVSKLPFCHHRVSRLPRCMESLFRMRLRVSLLCLTGMQFLILYTPTPYALLLSEATEGTPSLLREGEGRAGEQPKDLSGGEFDSVLSGDQTSRAERNLNIRAAGLSEEDAKRVCARAEDLPACVRQQIAEPVLGQIHRQRSAVIGVLAQGPVLPFVTGPREPFPHDAGRLPEDGGPSYIAASYAKFIEASGSKAVPVPAFASEEEYREVFDSLDGLILPGGEAAIDKASAAYYRATRLFLQWAKEANDAGRYFPVFGICLGFEAMMIWGSEGRFDYFSVDDYRNLDRARPLKLLPGALQSRLFGGPGFPSEKEAHPPAMASKSKYSRGDKDNSSLQDEGPAIIVDRTPRLDAAASEGKMERATGNTQAPTRRLLFLQRGRNEREFLGARRGTFEGGRNLNSVSGGTFRVKLGGKSSIPSSFSSRESAKGADTTGKEPTRPTVEGLQRGERREAFVQNLVGQQAWATSRSAGRFSPLFGQESGTSGNVDFSTPRSGNSIIPVLPPDAAKSPREMYSSDVPLSAGERTTRDGIDDDDTLEEVTKPKSVAMLLQSQPASYFHHHRRMTRVEFERDPHLSRTFQLVATALVGDGTNRDESDEIVAIVEAKEYPFYGFQSHPEKPLFEHCPFAQVPHDMVSRLTSLYIAAFLGSEANKSNRPVERYEKEWRHLFERYPVYSTSSPDRAYLFEQVYIFPGTQAGLRDSEEKQEDEMGSVRMVATM